In Mesoplodon densirostris isolate mMesDen1 chromosome 2, mMesDen1 primary haplotype, whole genome shotgun sequence, the DNA window CTAATTGATAAGGGCCATTTACCCTTCCACTCTTGAAGGTCACCTTCTCTTCAGGAGATGTCCACATGTCCCCACCTTAGATTCcctgggggagggcaggaagcTTGGCCTTCTACGTTGGTAGAGAAGGAAACAGGTGAGGGGATCCTGTTTCCAGACTTGAAAACTGTTTGCATTCTTAAAATGGCAAACCTACAGCCCCCTGTCTCTTTCTCTAAGGGcctaaaatgcatttttttggctgcatcctcAGCCTTCCCTGGAAGCAGGATCATTTGGGCTtggtaagagaaaagaaagaaagtgggaaCTCCAGAAACTCCTTCCGACTCCCACCCCCTCATTCTGGCCCTCGGTCCCCGGTGCTTGGTGGGTCCTGACCTGTTTGTCTTACTCGCGCTTTCTTCCGGAGCCTTTTCAGACCCCTCCAGGGTCCTGTCCCAACTCAGGGGCTTCAGAACTCCTCCACTGTCCGGTGAGCCGCCCTTCTTCCGCCTCACGTACACCCTAACTAAGCAGGACCAGCAGAATACCCAACCCAGGgaccccttttattctgagctctgGCGCTTCCGCCTCCGGGGCGGAGACTCCTCCCCCTCACCGTCCCAGTTGTATTCCCTGGAAGAGCAGCCGGAAAAGCCTCCTCCTGCTCAAACCGGGATAAACGAGACGCTGGTTCCTTCTCGCAACCAGCTCTCTGAGCCCTGGGAACCGCCGTGGCGGTCGGCACTGCAGCATCAAAGGCTGCGAGCACAACCTGGGCTCAGTTCCAGCTGGGCGCGGGCGGTGCGGGAGCGGCTTCAGCACCACGGACAGCGCCCCGCCCGCGGCCCTCCGGCCTGCGGCGCGCTTCGGCAGCTTTAGGCGAGTCGGCGAGCTATGCCAGAGGCATGGCCTGGCGCTCGGGCCCCATGGCGCTGCTCCTCAGCTTTGGCCTCCTCGGGCTGTGCTCAGGTAAGGACAAGTCGCCGCGCTGTGTCTCACTCAGTCTCGAAGGTGTACGGGAGGGATCCCTAAGGCGGGGAGTCTGTTAGGGGTTAGGGGAGAGACCCCCGCACTGCAGGGAGTACCTGGGAGACTGAACTGGGAGGAGGACATACCCGAAGTGATGCTGGGAAGAGAGGGCAACCTGGGCAggggtggtggagagggtgtgggcacagagaggaaggagggaggggatccCCAGGCTATCTGGAGTGGAAGGAAGGGGAGAGTCTGATTGCAGCTGAGATGCCATTTGACTTCTTGTGAAACATTATCTCAAGACAATCTACCTGGTTCAGCACCCTCCCTTGGCTCTGCATCATTTTCTGTCCCTCATATTGGACTCCTGATTTTGCTCACTCCAAAGGGGCAAGGCAGGAGGGGGAAAGAAGCAACTTCTCAACTCTCTTGTAGGGGGGACAGGAGACTCGGAAGGGAAGAAGCTCTGCCAGGCGGAGGGCCAGGGAGGAGTCTCTGAGGGGGTGGGGTGCATTCGTGCAGGGTTGCAGAAGGAGATAGAGTGTGTGGTGGGGCAGGTACAAAGGGAATATACAACGAAATGAGCTTTCCATACCTGCCTGCAATCTCATGAGAGGTGGGCTCCCGTAGGTGCGCAACTTGGGACTAAATATATGCCCTGACCCAGAGCTCAGGCAGCCCACCTCTTCTACTCCAACCCAGGACCTATGGGGGGAGGGGGTCACGGCCAGTCACATGTAGAGGCACACAGGGTTACTTACACACATAGATGGGCATGGACTGAGGAGAAAGGCTGTATGGTGGGTGGGGCATGAATAACTGTTCCCCTTTCACCACCCTCCAGAACCTTCCTTGAATGGTAGGTATCTTCTCGGGGAAGCCATGGAGACAGAAATGTCAATTCTTTTGAAACCATCCTCTGAGACCTTGCAGGAAGAGCAGGGTCTCCACTAATCCTTGCAGAATGGGTTCTTAGTGGGGGACTGTGGGGGGCTGTCTGGGCTCCTTGGTCAGTGATCTCAGAGAGGGACTTCTCTATGAGGGGCCTCCATGGGGTAACCTAAGCATTTTGCTATATCCTTAAGGATGGGGCTGTGGGAAGCTACAGCCTCCTGTTTGGGCCTACGTTGTACCACTTGCCTAGGGAGAGTGGGATCCTGGGTGGGACCTCCTTGCCTATGTACTTACCTCTTGCCCTCTACCAATACTACCCAGGAGTCTGTGGTACAGACACAGAGGAGCGGCTGGTGGAGCATCTCCTGGATCCGTCCCGCTACAATAAGCTTATCCGCCCAGCCACCAATGGCTCTGAGCTGGTGACGGTACAGCTCATGGTATCACTGGCCCAGCTCATCAGTGTGGTGAGTGAAGGTCCCAGACTCTCTGCCCAGCTACTGAAGTCAGCATAGACAGAATGTGTTTGTGCTTATTCTTCTGGAGTTCCCAAGGCTTGGGGAGGCGGGGGAAGGAGCCTGGGTGGTGTAGTGGGACCACAGGcttgaggggtgggggtggggcacttCTCAGCAGCTTCTCTTCTTCCCTGCAGCATGAGCGGGAGCAGATCATGACCACCAATGTCTGGCTGACCCAGGTTAGCACTCTTCCTGTCCACACCCCTgggcttctctttcctcctttttttttgggGGAGAGGGGCATGTGCTTTTCCCTCTTTTAATGTCCTCAAGAGAGGCAGAAATTTATAGACTTTGGAGTCCTAAATAACTGTATTTGAATTTTGGTTCTTCTACTCACAGCTCTGTAACTTTGAATCTGTTAAACTCTGCAAgatccattttctcatttgtaaaacgtAAATTCTAATACTTTGGCTTGGCTATGCAAATTAAATGAGAAGACACTTTTGCTGGGCAGAGAAGTCACTGTGGGGATGCAATGACTTTTCAAAACTTCCTCAAGCCAGATAGGCCTCCTCTTATCCCTGTCCTTGACCTTGAGCCCCTCCCAGGGCGGAGGTTGGtgctgcctccctctctccctttcccaggAGTGGGAGGATTATCGCCTCACCTGGAAGCCTGAGGAATTTGACAACATGAAGAAAGTTCGGCTCCCTTCCAAACACATCTGGCTCCCAGACGTGGTCCTATACAACAAGTAGGTGACCCTGGAGGGATGGGAAGGCTGGAGGAGACCATGGGAGTACTCAGGTCTTGGGGAAAGTAAATTAGCTCATGCTGGGGGACAGAGGGACTTTTCATTGGCAAAGATAAGTCACTACCCAGACAGACAGACCCAGACAGACAGACCCAAACCAGTGAGGTACAATGTGGACAGCCAAGGTAACTTGGGCCATGGCCAGCTCCCTCTCAGCCAATTAGGACTCCCAGTGTTTGGAGCTGCAGTGGCATAAAAACGAGGATTGACAGACCCCAGTGCCTAAACTGATTCAAGAATAGGCTTTCCAGGAGGATTGGGGAGGGTCAAAGAACTTGAAGGTCCCAGTTTCTCCTCCAGGTTCCAGCCCCACTCCTGAAATAATCCCTCTTATCTCGAAGACCCAAAGCCACCAGTCCAGAGCCACTAGGGACCATCTCCTCCTCCCATCTGCCCCTGTCCCTCTCCATTGGTTGGGGCTCCTCATTCTGGCCTCCCTGGCTCCCCTAACTTCTCCACCTTCATGTGGAGCAACCAGCTTACAGAATGCATGACAAGTAGCAGATGTGCCCCCCTCTTCATCACCCTCTTCTGTCTCTGAGGCCTTCTGACCAGGACACCTCTTCTCCTCACCAACCCACCCAGATCCCCTTCTTGCTCAattcctgctcctcctccctaGACCCCTGGATGGCTACCCTCTTCCCATATATCCCTTAGACTTTCCTCTCTTCCCACTCAGGGCTGGGTTgatgggtggggtggaggaaTGCTTAGGCCAGGGCTGACTGTGCTCATCCCTTGGCAGTGCTGACGGCATGTACGAGGTGTCCTTCTATTCCAATGCCGTGGTCTCCTATGATGGCAGCATCTTCTGGCTGCCACCTGCCATCTACAAGAGCGCATGCAAGATCGAAGTAAAGCACTTCCCATTTGACCAGCAGAACTGCACCATGAAGTTCCGCTCGTGGACCTACGACCGCACCGAGATCGACCTGGTGCTCAAGAGTGACGTGGCCAGCCTGGACGACTTCACGCCCAGTGGCGAGTGGGACATCGTCGCGCTGCCGGGCCGGCGCAACGAGAACCCGGACGACTCCACTTACGTGGACATCACGTACGACTTCATCATCCGTCGCAAGCCACTCTTCTACACCATCAATCTCATCATCCCCTGCGTGCTCATCACCTCACTAGCCATCCTCGTCTTCTACCTGCCCTCCGACTGTGGAGAGAAGATGACGCTGTGCATCTCCGTGCTTCTGGCGCTCACCGTCTTCCTGCTGCTCATCTCCAAGATCGTGCCGCCCACCTCCCTTGACGTGCCGCTTGTAGGCAAGTACCTCATGTTCACCATGGTGCTCGTCACCTTCTCCATCGTCACCAGCGTGTGCGTGCTCAACGTGCACCACCGCTCACCCACCACGCACACCATGGCTCCCTGGGTCAAGGTCATCTTCCTGGAGAAGCTGCCCACGCTGCTCTTCATGCAGCAGCCGCGCCACCGCTGCGCCCGCCAACGCCTGCGCCTGCAGCGGCGCCAGCGCAGGCGCGAGGGAGCCGGCGCCGTCTTCTTACGCGAAGCCCTGGGGGCAGACTCTTGCACGTGCTTCGTCAACCGCGCGTCTGTGCAGGGCTTGGCTGGGGCCTTCGGCTCAGAGCCGGGGCCGGCAGCCGGCCCCGGACGCTCCGGGGGGCCGTGTGGCTGCGGCCTCCAGGAGGCGGTGGACGGCGTGCGCTTCATCGCGGACCACATGCGGAGTGAGGACGACGACCAGAGCGTGAGTGAGGCGCGGGGACTCGGGCGTGGGATGCGGGCTGCAGGGCCCTCGGTACCTGCGCAGACAGACACCGAGGAGCTAACGGGAGTGCAGGATGCGGGCAGTGAGAGTCCGGCCGGGGCCTGTGGGCCTGGGCGCTGGCGTGGCCTCTTCTCTGACTTCCGGGAGGTGGCGCCGCCTAAGTTGCGGTTGGTACAGGATGACCTTGCGGCTTCCTGAGGACTAGTATCcagagcgaaatgcctcagctgGGGCATCGTGAGTGTCGTTAGTGTTGGGAGGGTGGCCAGGAAGTGGAAGAGGCCCTTCTGGGTTTGCAGCTGGCCCGTGGCTCTGACCCCAGACCCCCTCTCTGCCGCTTGTACTCCCAAGCCCATGTTGTTAACCTGCAGCTCTTAGCACAAATGGAGATGAGTCCTTTGTGTGCCCCGCGTCGGGGGGCAAAACTGAGGGCAGTAGAAAGTGTGTATGGGAGGGGTGGCGGTGGTTAAGAGGTTCCACCAGCTGCTGGGAAGAGCACAGAGTCCCAGATCAATATCTTTTTCCTGCTCTTCTGGGTCCTCAGGGGATGCCCTTGTGAAATATTTACAGaggtgggggcaggtggaggcGAGGGTTTTTAAGACCCACCCTGAGCTTTCTGCACACTGGTATCTTTCTGCAGTGACTCCCAGAAAGGGAGCACTGagccaggggatgggggtggggaagatgaTGGGTTGACTTCCCCCCACTTTGGGCTGTGGCTGGCCCCATCCGGCATCAGTCTTTGGGTACCTGGCTGGTTCCAGGCTGTGGCTCAGCTGTTGCTCTGGTGACTGGCCATGTTTCCACTGGATTGCAGCCATTCCAGCTTGGGGGATGAGGAAGGGTGGGCTCCTGCACTACcggtttttttttgtggggggatgCTTCAGAGCCTGCTGTTTCTGTTTCCTGGGAGGGCAGGAGCTGAGGCTTGAGCTAAGGAGCAAGTTATGGTcctgaaggaagaagagagggaccAAGTCATGAGGAAATGGGGTGGGAGCCTCAGAGGTGGCTGAGGCCAAGTGGGAGATGCCGGTGGTGCAGGGGGTTGACCAGCTGCGTCACTCTCCGCCTCCCCCACTGCCGTCCACTCACGTAATGTGCATTTACTGAGTTAGGTGATGAGGATGCAATGACCGACTTGGATGCTtcacaggcatctcaaacttaacatgtccCAAACTGAGTGTTTAATCTACATCCCCACCACCAACTTGCTCCTCCTCCAATCTCCCCGTCTTTTAGTAAATGACATCACCATCCACCCAATGGTTTAGACCAAAAACTTGGAGTCAAccttgactcctctctttctTATGTCCCCCACCATCCAAATCATCAGAAGTCCTGTCCTGTGGAACCAACCTCCAAAGAGATTTTCAGCTTCCTTCTTTATTCACCATCTCCATGCTGCCTCCCTGGCTGTAGGCCTCTATCAGCTCTTGCCTGGACCAGGGCAGAGACTCCTGATGGTCTCCCTGATTCAGTTCTTGTGCTTCTCCATCCAAACACACAGTGTCTCCTGTGCACTTTGTGCCATCTCGCCCCTGCTCAGGTCACTGGCTTATGGGCTCAACTGTTCTAAGCCAGCTAAGCTCTTTCCTgactcaggacctttgcacagaTTGGTCCCTCTGTTTGGaatgcccttcttttttttattactattattattactgttattaatttTTGCACTACTGTTTGAGAGTAAGTTGTGGACATAGTGATCCTTTATCCCCAATACCTCAGCTTTTCTCTCCTGAGAACAGAGATATTGTCTTGCATAACCCAGGCTCAGTGATGCAATTCAGGAAATTTAGCATCAATACAATACCTTTATGTGATATAAAGTCCATACTAACATTTTTTCAGTTGTCTCCGTAATGTCCTTTGTAGCATCTCCCCCACCTCAATCCAGGATCTTGAATTCCACTTAGTTGTTCTGTCTCTTTAGTTTCCTTCAATCTGGAAGGGTTCCTCAGCTTTGTCTTTCATGGCATAAACATTTTTGAAGGGTACAGGCCAATCGAAGGTCCCTTGGTTTGGGTTTCTCTGATTGTTTCTGATTGTCTCAGCTGGCTCCTTCTCACTTATCAGATCTTAGCTTAAGGTGTCACCTCCTCAAAGAGGCCTCCCCAGATCACACCCTGAATTATATCTCCCCCTCCATTTCTTCGTCCTTTGTTTCCATATAAGCACCCACCAATGTGTAATTATTTTTGCTAATTTTGTGTCCATCTCCCTCAGTAGACTGTAAACTGCAGGATGTGTTTGTCTTGCTCTCCGTcacatccccagtgcctagcatggTGCCAGGTACATAGGAGGCACAAGTGTGACACGAATGAATCATTATTCAGCTGCTGACTAAAGGAAGGTGCACAGTGCCTCTTCCCATCCCCCCCACTGGCTGGGCTACAGAGGAACACGTGTACAAAGGTCCAGACTCAGGCCGGAGTGGAGCAGCTCTAAGTGGAGGCCAGGCCTCCTGCAGTCCCTGTGACTGGCTCCCAAACCCACAGAGGTTATTTTCTTCTGGACGGGTTTGTTTACACCTGAGATCTAGTCCTCACCCTCTGGGGCTGTTGGATGGGGCTCCCCAGGCAGTCATATAAGGAGTGAGGCCTGCAGAGGCAGCcattcattcactaattcaacacccgtttaccAGGAACCCTGTGTTTGAGATGCTGGGATTACAAAGATGAATCAGATCGGGTCCCTCTAGTTTAGGAGCTCATAGCTTAAGTGGTGGGAGgcgggcagggaggaaggaggggacagGCATACAAATTGAAATGACAATACAGTGCAGTAAAAATACCGTGATAGAGACGTGTACACAGTGCTGAGGGAACCCAGAGGAAACAGTGGTTCATTCTCATCAGGGGGATCAGGGAAGCCTTCatagaagaggtgacatttgatttAGGCTTTGAAGGATGTGTAGGAGTTCACAGGTAGAGATAGGGAGGACTGGAATTCTAGACCAAAAGGAAACCCAAAGGCACAGGGACCTGAGAAGACAGACTGGAGTTTGGTAAGGCTGGGTCAGAGGGTGGAAGATAGGTGGCTGGCTCATATTTGTCATGGGTGGGTCTTGATTTTAGACTTGGGAGTTTGGGTGGCTGCTGAAGGCAGTGGGGCCACTGGAGGCTTTTAAGCAGGCAAGACTGGGGCCATGCTTTGGAAAGGTCACTCTGGGGTCGTGGAGTGAGAGGAGTGATGTGTGGTGGAAGCTGCTTCTACCTGATCCACTCCCCTCCTGTATCATGTGATTGATACCTGggtctccttcctctcctctgtccAGGTGAGTGAGGACTGGAAGTATGTCGCCATGGTGATCGACCGTCTGTTCCTTTGGATCTTTGTCTTCGTCTGTGTCTTTGGCACCATCGGCATGTTCCTGCAGCCTCTCTTCCAGAACTACACCACTGCCACCTTCCTCCACGCAGACCACTCGGCTCCCAGCTCCAAGTGAGGCCCTCCCCAGCTCCATGCTCCTTCACCCCTCTGTTGTACAGTACTTTTGGGTCGAGGAGGGATGAGTGAGGTACCAGAAAGAGGGGCGCTGCCCCCACAGACCCATCTTTTCACTTCACCTGGAGCTCGCCCCCCCGCCATCACCAACCTGGAGGCTGGACCAGCTGCGTCGTGTTCTGGCTGCTCTCCTCCTCTTGTACCAACCCAGGCAATAGTGCTGCTGGTTGAGCATGAAGGCTGAGAAGTGGAGGATGGAGTGGTTGGAGGCTTCCACCCTGAGGAAAGTGTGATGGGGAAGGGGCCAAGAAGGGGACAGAGTCAACGGCTGCCTCCAAGTCATGGGAAAAGGGAGGAGCACGGGGGCGAGACAGGGGCTCCGACTCTGTGCTGGGCTGGCCTGACACAATGGCAGCTCAGAAGGGAAGAGCAAGGGGAGAGAGGCCTGGGTGTGACCTGATGTCTGTCCCTGCTTAACTGGACAGCAGCTAGCTGGGTGGGCCTCACGGCAGCCAGGGGTTCCTGCCCAGAGGTTAGCCTGGAGCTGAGGTCAGAGTCCTGAGCGAGGCTTCCAGCCCAGTCCCACAGCCCCTTGCTTCTAAGGGCCCCAGAGTTCAGCCCCAGGTCCCCTTCTCCCAGTGAAGATTCTCCCTAGACTTCCTTTCTTGCTCAGGCCAGGGTGTGGGGGGCAAGGCTGGGTATTAGGGCAGCCTCGGAGTTCTGAATCTTTGGGTGACCTGCTTGGAACTTAAGGGCCAAATTCTTGAACTGTGTGAGTTCAAATTCACAGGCTGTTGCTCGGCTGCAATTTGAACCGACTGGTCATTGGAATGAGTAAACTAAGGACATTAGCTTTAAGCAGACCCAGCCCTCTTGCCCGCAGCAGAGCAGGCCGGGCAGGAGAGGGCTGCCTGTGGAGGCCAGCCCAGCAGGGTGTGAGTGGCCAGAACTCTGCCACATCAGCATGGTTCCTGCCCCCTACTTCTGTTCCTGGCTCCATCCTTCCTGCTCTGGCTCCTCCTCTTGCCCCGCCCAAGCAAACCTGAGCAGGGTTGAAGCAGAACTTCGGAAGGACAGGTCTGCTACTGCCGGTCTGCACAGCGGAGTGTACACAGAGCCCAGCCTTCGGCTTCCTGTCCTGTGGGTCCCTGGAGGGTGTATCCCGACGCTGCTCCCAGGGGCCCGCTGGAGGCCACCTTGCCTGTTAGCCCAGGAAACAGACCTCTTCAGGGATCACCTGCCCTGGCCCCCGCCACGTGACTGGCTCTGGTCTGTGGTCCCAGCCTGGGCTCAGTGCTGGGCCATCGGGGTCACAGAGGGGTCCGTCTGCCAAGCGCACCTGAGGGGACTGCCCGACACACCGTGCTATTCTCTGGAGCCTGGCTGGATGCCTGCTTCTGCAGGCGCCTCGGAGCGGGGGGAGACAGCAGAGGCGCAGAGCGCTGGACAGGGAGCAGAGTCTGGATTCTGGTCCCCGCTCGGCCACTACTCTCAGCCATCCTGAGCAAGTCTGGCTAGgccttagcttcctcatctataaatcgGGGATAGTAAGGCCCTcttcatggggttgttgtgaggcaGGAGTGATGTTTGTGAAAAAGCCCAGGGCTGTACCTGGCGTAGAGTAGATGCTTCGTGAATGTCAAGTCTGAGAGGTGGTCAGAGTCGACAGGTATGGGCTTACCTGCCTTGTCATGTCACTCTTCCTTCCAGACCCACCCATACCCTGGAGCAGACAGCCCCCGGAAACAGGGATGGGGTCTGGGAGAGCTGGAGAGGAGCAACACAGGGAAGGCTGGGGTGAGCCCAACAGGTGGGCTGCCCCCTGGAGCCTCTTCAGCAAAGATTCGTTCCATTCCCGGGCTAAGCTCAGGCTCCGGCCTCCCTTCTGGATCGGCTCCTCCTGACACAGGTGTGTGCCCAGGCCCCCGGGTGACCTAGTCCCATACTGGCTGTGGAGGAACGCCACTGGGACATGAAGCCAGCAGCTGTGAGAGATGTGCCTCAGCACATTTCCCCACCTGCCGGAATGGGCTGGCAGACATCTCTTCTGGGGGGTGAGTGTCTCGGCACCATGGAGACTCCCTTCTTCTAGAACAACAAATGGAGAGTTGCCTGTATTACGGTTGGACCCACCTCGGACTCACAGCCCTGAGGAAACATCCCGGAACCTGAAACAGCTAATGAAAAGGAACCCTCCCTCTGAAGGGTAGGTGCTGGCCTGAGGCCCTCCTGCCCAGCTCTCCCGGGTTCCTTGCCAGGGTCTAGGCTGCTAGGGAGGCCCCATCAGCTGTTGCTGTGGCTGAACATGCTTTCAGTACTTCCTGCAATTGGCTGTTGTCCAAGTAAGTCACCAGACAGTGCCAGAGGGGCTGCTGGAGAGCAGAGGTTGTTTGCTGGCTGACCTTGTACAAGCACTTAACTCTGAATTTGCTCATCCTCATCTGTGACATGGGGATGACAGCTGGCTGAGGGCTCCAGCAAGGATGGGAGGGCCTGATCGAAGGGGTTAACTGGGCAGGGTCCCTGGGGCAGTACCATTCCCTCCATCTCTGGGTGCAGCCCCTAGGGGACCACgccagtggggaggaggggaggaggggaggacggGTGGAGGAAAGAGGGCTCAGGCAAGGTGTTACCACGTGTCAGTACAGACTGAATCCTCAAGGGCGTTGGGAAGCTTTGGAGAACCAGGTCTCTTCTACTCTTGGGTCCTCCATCCTCTTCTCTTGGTGTTCTCCGGGAAGCCTCTTGGCCCCTTccatggggtggggcagggcatcTCTGGAGAGAATGGGGTACCCAACTGAGCTCCGGGCCAGGACTGAAGGCCCCAGAtctgaagagggagggagagatactGGATTGGCACCCAAGCAAGGTGGGCTTGGGAGAGGGCAGTGAGGAAACAGTTGGGATCATCTCCATCGGAGATGAGAAGGCCACAGGCCATCTGAGAACCACTTTTTGTTTGAAAAAGAGGGTATGAGAGACTGCTTTTGACGGCTGGAACTGTGGCAGGAGGA includes these proteins:
- the CHRNB2 gene encoding neuronal acetylcholine receptor subunit beta-2 encodes the protein MAWRSGPMALLLSFGLLGLCSGVCGTDTEERLVEHLLDPSRYNKLIRPATNGSELVTVQLMVSLAQLISVHEREQIMTTNVWLTQEWEDYRLTWKPEEFDNMKKVRLPSKHIWLPDVVLYNNADGMYEVSFYSNAVVSYDGSIFWLPPAIYKSACKIEVKHFPFDQQNCTMKFRSWTYDRTEIDLVLKSDVASLDDFTPSGEWDIVALPGRRNENPDDSTYVDITYDFIIRRKPLFYTINLIIPCVLITSLAILVFYLPSDCGEKMTLCISVLLALTVFLLLISKIVPPTSLDVPLVGKYLMFTMVLVTFSIVTSVCVLNVHHRSPTTHTMAPWVKVIFLEKLPTLLFMQQPRHRCARQRLRLQRRQRRREGAGAVFLREALGADSCTCFVNRASVQGLAGAFGSEPGPAAGPGRSGGPCGCGLQEAVDGVRFIADHMRSEDDDQSVSEDWKYVAMVIDRLFLWIFVFVCVFGTIGMFLQPLFQNYTTATFLHADHSAPSSK